The genomic region CGTGAAGTCAAATATTAAGGGGTTTATCAACTGATAGTTTGAGATATATTGAAATGACAAATTCTATGTTATATTAAGTTCAAgtgaaaaatatgatttatttagaACATTCTTTTCggtaaaatgttaagatttataccatttttaaattttcacatTGTTGTAACcaacttattatttatttttttgaacaattattgttgttcaaaaaaaatgtaagtAACTTATTACACatggaagaaaacaacaactcaactaaaaaaaattaacaacacAAGAACATCAAACACTAAACTCAAGGAAGCCGTTAAATGGATAGGTAGAACTGGAGGGGTGATTGAGCTGGTGGAGGACCTGACTTGAGAGAGAGTAGGCAGTCCCGAGGAAGCGAGTCCAGGGCTAGGTAGATGATGAGTGGTGGAGAAGAGACCGCTGTGAAGATATTCGCATTCCTCTCCTTCTATAATAGGTAGATAGAGGATTGAAAGATGAGCTTGATTAGGCAGATGGTGTTGGCATTAGACTGCTGGAGAATCCACGCACCTGCTGTGTGCAAATCATTAGGAGGGTTGGCCCAGATTAGAGGTGCGAAAGTTTGCTATATAGTAGAAGAGTATTCACACTCAAAGAATAGATGGTGATGGGTTTCAATGCCTGAACAGAGTATACAGACTGGAGGTATATCCATTTCCCAACAGCGCAGCCTATCTCTTGTTGGCATTCTCCTTAGCAAAGCCAACCAAGTCATGAACGAGTTCCTAGGGATATACTCTTTGAACCAAAGCACTTTGCCAATAGAAAGTAGGAGACAAGACACGTAAGCaccactctttttttttaacactaacagtattaactaacaatatgatccACAGTCCACTTATAACACTAACAGTATTAACCACTTGCAATCTACCGTATATTCTTTTCCATCTGTATAGCCTTGGTTTTTAACAGTTCAAATGCATACATAGTGGTTAACATAGAGCGGCTTTTTTTGTGTATAACTAACCTGCATAGCATCATAGACAAGAACAAAGATTTGACAACACAGACAGTTTATTCAAGATGTGTTGCAGTTTggtaaaatatgatttttgttaactttagcccaaaagaaaaaacttatgctaaaatagttttttttttttttttgtaaatgctaaaatagtttaaagtaACTTTATTGGGTTAATGGTCTTATGTTAGAGCTTTTTGGCTGCACTTTTAAACTTAATACTATTtccatttcatattatttgtcgttttagtttaataattttttttaattataagtatcgttttatattttcaatacatatattgaataaattttacagattttatattttttaattcattaattgacaaaatataaataaaatgatatattgaATAAGAGTAAAATagaacaaatattaattttttaatttgtgtgtaaAAAACTTAAATGATACATATTGTAAAACATAGGGAATAGTTAATTTGAATGTACAATTTTACACAACAAGTACCATTCAACTTCTATTTTTGTTCTTATAACTTCCAatatagctatatatatatcaccatataattaaaaagagattGGTTGGTACTAATTCTCTCACTTGTCTGAAATTTATAAGAAAGTTACCGAGAACTAGACAGgatgaaaggaaaagaaaaccaaaaagatgtttatattttcatattctttttttgttttgaaaaacttatatttttcatattcttTATTTCTTTACCCTTTGCATATTTTGTGACAACTCATAAACACAGACTCTTTTATTCCTCTTTTTGTTCTCACCCTCTTCAATTTTTTCATTGTTATAAAAATCATGTGTTCTGTCTCTGGTCCTTTCTGCTGGTACTGTTTGGAAAATTAATAGTATCCTTTTTTGTTATAACTTCTTCTGCTCTGCTACTCTCTGCCCATTCATTAACTTCACTTACATCCAACTTGCAAACTATTCATTTTCACCTCTTACTCTTTTGtcctttccctttttttttgggACCTTCACCTTTTCAAACTCCCAaagctttatttatttcagagcatttaattttggtattttcaattttaattccaaaaccaaaaattGTCTCTCTTAAATCATGACGCCTTGAACTTAAATGAAAAAGACAATAATTTGGTCTCGAGTCCCTACAGATTGCAATTCTTATAGTTTTCCGAGTGCttggttgatttttttggtCTTGATTTGATATTGAATGTGACTAAACTAATATGGTTGAAGTCTTGGTGTTGATGATATTTTCCCATTTCGATAATTATTGAAACGTTCCAAAAAGACAAAAGCTGACATTCATAAAGTTTTTTTGGTTGTGATTGTAGAAACTTATATGATCAACGTCGAGcatgcaaacaaaaaaaaaatagcgaAAAGAActttaaatttattatgttcTTTTTAGGAAGAGTTACGTAAAAAAAAGTAGGACACACTGGCTTTTTGAAGTTCAATAATTGGTAACATGTGACGAACTGAAATGTAACcaatatcattttataataaatcaaCAGTAAAACATGAGATTCTTAACATTATCACTTAGTTTAGGTAATGGAATCGTCTTGGGAAGACCCACTCGAGAGACGTAAGATGGATTCATGGAACCTCCATTAGTTTCAGATGATCTCTCGATGTATAGCCTTCCTCTGTACGCAGCAAGGTGAGCGTAATAAGCCGGTGGCACGATAGAAACAGGTTTCGTGCACCTCACGAAAGTGTAACACAAGTTATAAACAAGTCTCTGCAACTCATCCGAAGTAAACTCGTTTTCGTCCCAAAGGATGTGGTAGTGCGTTGGCCTGCTCGTGCCTTTCACTCCCAAGTGGCTACAAAGATAGAAATCGAACTCTTTCGGATGCGTTATCACCGTATCAACCACCGTTCCAGGAGGGATGTTCTCGTGGCAGACGGGATCGCACCGGAACAGCCTCGTGTGGTGTCTCTTTTGGACCACGGCGAAAGTTATCGTCGGATTGTAACCGTGGAACTTAGTACAAGCGGTTTTTATCGACTGGAGCTCTTCTTGGAGGACTTTCTTGAACTGTGTCTCGCTCACACCGTCTCTGAAAAATATGATCCTAGTGGGAAGCTTCTTTAGGGCTTTTTGGAAATCTTCAAGAAGTTCCTTGACCATCACGTCGAGATCTTGAATGATCTCTTGCCTATGGGTCTGAGACCTCATTCTCGAGACGTACCGGTTAGCTTCTGGCCAGTTTATGCTCCCGACCACAGCCGCAACAGAAGGGCTGCAATCATCAAACGGATGAGGATGCGTTACATCAGCTCCCATGAAGATCACCGGTTCATCGAGCCTAAACAGTCTAGGGATGTGAGAAGGTATGGAGTTATAGAGCTCGGTCATGGTTCCACCGATCTTGGCGTTTATCTTGAGAGCCAAGTTTGAAACAAACTGAGAGTTGAGCTTAGTGATGTTAGGGTATAAGCAGCATTGTGTCACAACGCCTATTCTCGTCTCTGCTATCCTCTTTAGATCTCCATATCCTTTATGCTTTCTCTCCATTACACAGATAATCAGCTGGAGATTGTTTGATGCAGCTCTTTGAATCTCCTTCAGCTTCAACTCCAGAAGAGAAATGTTGTTGAGTATGTTTGATGGTTCAAAGAAGGTTGTGCTCGTTGTGTTCTTGCTTAGGAAGACTCCCAAATGCTCACACTTCTGAGTGAGCTCGTTTATGAACTTGGGAACGGTAGATTTCTGATCTGAGCTGCCTCCAATACTCATCAAAGCCCATCTAGTCCCTTTAAAAGCTCTGCTTTCTACAAGGCTCCTTGGCCTGTCAAGTTTCAGCTTTGGAGGTTGGAGTactcttcctttcagcaacgtCATATCTCTAGAGACTTCCAAGTTGAACTCTCTCGCTTGGTTCCCACTATTAAAACATAAGCAAATGATTAAACCCTTACTGACGTTTATGACACAAAGAAACATTAATGGAGTTACCTTGATGGACCGACCGGTCCTGCCATGACCTTATCAATAGTTTCTTTCCTTTCATTTGGTCTTTGACATCCCATTTTCATAATCTTTGCAGTTTGATCATCTGAAAGCTTCCCAAGAAACTTTTGGCCTTCACATATCATACATAGCTCCATAGGAAGGTAACAAGGCCTTGTCCTACTAATCTGAAGACAAGGCAAGCTCTTGAACTGAATCTCATAGTTGTAGTGATCTTTGAAGTAACTCATAACCCTTAGCTGCTTCCCATCTCTATCCTGAAACCATAAGCTCTCAGTGATCTCCTCTGTTAACCCGAAAACGCGGTACCTTTGAACAGTTTCTCTATGGCAAACAAAGACTCTTATGTTCTTAAGTGCTTTCTCCACTTCTCTCCTTTCTTCCAAGCTAAGTTCTCTACCTTTGTTCCTAGAGAGATCCTTGAGAAACTCTAGCCTCTTCTGCAAGTAAGCTATTACTCCAATGCTTTCATGGAATGCTGCTATTGAGAGGTCTATGTTGAGGGCTAAACCTTGCTGAGTCTTTCTAAGACTCTGGAAAAACCCTCTGAGTCCAACAGCTCCTCCTCCTATCTCCTTGGATCCACCCATAGAGCTAGAGTAAAAAGATCTTCCAATAGATGTACATTTCTCAGTTGGATTCTCTCTCAAGATCACATCAAGAGCATGAATGTATTCTTGAGGCAGAGGAGCCCAACTTTCACCTTCCTTCCTCTGCTTCTTTCCATCAAACTTGGATACAAGCCTCATGCTAACCCTAAACAGTTTATCAATCTTCTTCTGAGGTTGCTTCACACGCAAGTCACCACCGCTCTTCTTCAAAGTATTGCATGATTGGATAGGGAGGTTAACAAAGAACTCAAGCCTGTCTTCTTGAAACTCCACAGGGCTGTATATGTTCTGCCTACCGTCAAAAGCTGGAACGGTACCGGAGAAGCTATCCCCTGCTGTCTCCACGAGCTTCTGTTTGATCATCCGAGCTACTTCTTTTGAAGGGTGTGGAGAGATGTCTACGTTGTAATGGTATATCTTCTGTGAAGGATCAACCTTGACAAGGAAATGGTTGGCGAGAAGGTAGATGACAGAGCCATCTTGACCACCAGAGTCAGGTCTTTTAGCAACCACTAATGCTGCTGCTTCTGTGGATCCACCCGCTTTGATGTTTAGACTTTTGGCTTTATGTTCAGAAACTTGCTTCTTCTGCTTTCTCTCCACAACTGTTTATTAGAGACATGGGGAAGAATGTGAGTCAAAGTCaaataagattttaatttttcgtTTTCTTTTTCACAAAAGATGCAACTAAACCAGAACAGTATTAAAACAGATAGAGAGTTTCTTTCTAGGGAAAAGTTTTCAGACATTAACACGCAAAAGAACATTCAAGAAAAAAGTGAGTATTATTATTGTAGTACAAAAGAGAGGAGGACCATATTGACATTTAATCAATAGTGTGGGAAAGAGAGTTATAGCCTTGAAAACCTCgtccaattaaaaaaataaaataataattaataataatctGGACATAGTTCTTGGAGAAAACCCTTCAGACAAGAGAACAAAAAACATGCAAGAAAGTAGCCAAGAAGAGAGAAAGATTGTCTCTGCCCTCACCTGGAGAAAGAGAGAGCGGTTTGGGTATTGAGTTGAAGAATCTTTGGtcaggaggaggaagagggagtaacggaggaggaggaggatgaaaaGGGAGAGGAGGAAGAGTGTTGTGGAACTGAGAGTAGAAGCAGTAGTAGTAATAGTAGCTAGAATGGATGCCGGTGGAGAGAAGATTCAGACTATGGTGGGgagaagaaggaaaaagaaGAGGGTTTGTGTGAGCATGGTGAAAAGGAGGAGGCTTGTGGAGAAGAGGAGTTCTTGATTTGGAGTTGCGGATGTGTTTGTTAGAGTGATGATTCTTGGTTTTTTCTTCCATtgatgaggaaaaaaaaaagagagagacctTTCAGGAAaagcaaaagagagagaggagaaggtGAAAAGAAAAGTGTGGTTTATTATCAGATAGACAGAAAGGGTTTGTCTGGTTTATGCTCAGGGAAAGGTCAAAGtgtcttcctctgtttttatttttgccCTGCctcataaaaagaaagaaagaaatgatgCTATTGTGATGTCATAAATACACTCAAattgttttaaacaaaaaaactaaaatttatgaaaagagccaaaagttaaaaaataggAATTTTtggttacaaagaaaaaataatattttaacatacTAGTATATGTTTGAATTGTATGTTTTATAATGAATTAGTTTTGGATAGAACTTCTTTTGGTAAAGATTTTGTACAGGTCAGGTCAGGGTTATCGATTGGGGTGTAGTATACACTGTATATCACTCTCattcaaaaacataattatatgtagcgaatttgaagaagaaaaaaataaacaaagttgGTTTGTGTAAATCTTACCCGATTATAATTAGAAATTGATATGTTTTTTCAACGGCGTAAATGATTAGATAGGcctatagtttttttcttttttaggcCTATAGTTTCGTAAACCCGAAGTTGCACacattttttcttacaaaaattgACCAATACGCTCATTAAAATCGAGTTACGGGGACCattctatttaattatttattcttGGTACTATTTTCTTGGTACAGTACTTCATTAATAAGacattttggactctttcacaAATACACAATACATATTTTCcgaaaatgattttatataaaaacaatttacatGTCTTTCGAGGTCCATGCAAAATTACAGCTAGATAATATAAACAAATTGTagcaacaaaaattaaatcgaccatttttttaagaaagcaaaaaaaaaagataattggaAACATTATCAGATGTTAGATAATGAATCTTCATATTCATTGTTTATTTTGAGAACTATGCAATagtattattttctttgtaactgAACTATGCAATAGTAGTATTACATGAAATAAACTAGTTTAAAGAGCCTTTGGCTTCTTTCATTTTGATGGTGACCCAAACCCATCTCACAATTATATAGGTCCCACAAATTTTATCTCATTTATCTTAAAAGACCTAATAATGATGAACAATGGTATCAAAACTTCATTTCAATcggttgatcaaaaaaaaaagacttcatTTCAATCGATATTTATGTTCAATGGTATTATCCCACCCCTGTATTTTCTTCAAGTTAATGGAAATTTCAGTATATCAAGTTTTGCAAGTTTTGTTGGTTACGGTAATAATGAAGTAACGCTTAAAGAAAGATAGAGAATCAATGGATTTTTAATGGGAACTTTTTAGTATATATGGTCAGATTCAGAGAGTTTCTTTTGTGTAATGGAACACTAAAGATTATGACTGGGACCAAAGAGATTTGGTCAAAGCTAAAAGTTCCCTACAAATCCATTGTTTTGGCCTAAATTTGCTCCACTTCTAATCCAAATAGCTACCtataatcaattaattaattattattatttctcttTCGTATAAAATTATCTGGTAGGTgactaagaaataaaataaacaattttgtaCAAAATTTGGGTTTGTTTGGTAAactaatgaaaatttaaaataaaaagtaaaaattatataaatttatttaagcTGTGGTATATTTTTCACCTTTTTATGTCAAGAtttttgctaaaataaataaagcactTAATTTAAAATAGGATGATTATAATAGTGTGATCTTTTTTACTCTAAACAGGTTTACCAGTCAAAATCTTTGTTATCTCAAAGTATTTTGTTGTCTATTATCTCAAAACTTTACTAAATAACTGCACCCCAAACTTTTTaccaaataaaatagaattatgGGATGTTGTGATGTCATCGGGGAAATATGTTTGACGTGGACCCTAAACCTATAGCTAActcaattaaaaattattatgaaaaatacataGGATAACTCCAAaagtttttttgttacaaatataaCTTATAAAGATCAAAATGaccagaatattttattaaatagttaaatatacatttatatcatttgatttaactaatttaaatcTTTGAGTTTGGAGTTAACAAGTAGAATTTTAGAAATGTggtctaaaattttatataatgaaatattaacattaaaaaattaaaaatatttttttaaaatagattcaAAATGtgttttcgaatttcaaaagatctttttcttaaaaaaagtaaaaaaaatcaaaaaaaacttcaagaaaaaaatgaataaaaaagttttgaatctgaaaaatataattcgaaactataaaaacatatatattttttacctttttatttatatatgtacgGCATAaagatcttttatttattaaatgaaacattttgattattttctttcttaaaaaaattttatgataaaaatttgaaaatttatttatttaggaGAATTGCTCAATTACAAttgttgttttgtattttctttagtgttttttaaatgaaattcaTAAATTAGACGCCTCCTCTGGCACAGTTCaggaacaaaaaaaactgattacgaaaattaaaattaatattaaaactcAAAGATCAAGGTCCAATCGCGCTAACCAATATCAGATGACCCATCATTCCATTTACCAATATTTGATTTGGACAAGAGCGGATAAAGATGGTGTAACATTACATAATCAGATAAATCTCTGGAGACCTATTTCTATGAAAACACATTCTCTCTGCATCTGTttcctttatatattttttatatttctcagataagataaaattatttaggGTTTGACCCTTAGTAAATTCCCATCCAAATTATGTTTGTATTAACCTGCTAAGAGACATGATTAGGACACAAGTAATCATCGTTTTGTTAAAGTGAAAGCATAATTATTGCTTGTTTTACGTCGTGATTACTAGGTTTAGAAACAGAGTGTAACATTAGTACTGTCGTTAGTCAATGCGGTATTAAACATATTGATTACCCGCTTTAATGCTGAACACAAGAATATACAGCTCGTTTATGATATTGTAACTAAGAGATCCCATGACTGGTTCGTAAAGGACTAATACATTATACAAACAAAATGATATCGGATTTCTCTATGTCTCTAATGTTTTGAGGTATAAGTGAAGTATATATGCGCACATGTGCgtataataaataaaagcttGTTTATAGAAGAAATTAAACCTCAGTTGAAGTCGAAGAGAAAAGAGGACTAATGAGGCTAGAGATCTTGGTATAAGAGCCATTCTTGGATTGTTTTGATATTCCTTGTCTCTCTTTGTGAACACCTAAGGAGCCACAGAACACACAGAGAGTTAATTAGTTCCATTACCATATACATTCTTTGATCGCTCGGATATTCCCGATATAGTACTATAAGTATAGAGGTCAAGACTATTTACTGAAATCCATGTGTATATGAGCCTAACTTCCGCATTTAGAAGGCCATTGACAAGAAGGTGGTGTTGACGGCCATGTCAAGAAGAATGAAGAGGAACAAATGGATAGTTACTTCAGTGATCGTTGCTCTAATTCTCGCAATCATCCTCATCATTTTATTCACATTTTCTCACTAATATACCCAGCAATTTGTGTAGCAAGATTATGATAAAATCCCTTGTAATGGcttgaatctctctctctcgctctctctctttctctctctctctctctctctctcccactTGTATGACCCAAAAATGTGTTATGACATGTTTACGTAGAACTATTCTAGAACAGCTGCAAAAGAAAAGAACGTTACTCTTATGACCCTTTAGGAGGACAATCAAACTTCAGTCCCTTTCCATTGATACAGCATCAAAGCTATGGTTTCTAGCATAAACGAATCAAATATGATTAATATGTTAACATCTCCCACGGATGGGCAGCCAAAGAAGGTcgtattaacaaaaaaaaatatggaacTAAAAGACATTCTTAGAGAAAAGACATAGCTTGAGACACAGTTTCCATAATGGGCCGAGTTTCTCATCCAGAAGCTTCAAGGGCTTCCATACTACAAGACCGGCAATTAAAAATAGAAGACAACACTCATAATTATGAATAAGCAACACTCATATCAACAAGCACAACAAATGAATAAGGAACATATCACCAACAAGAAGTGGACCTACCCATACCCTAGAAGACCCATCTCCATAACTCAAAAATCTTTACTTTATGCTTAAACAATCCTTCCACAAAAGTCAACCCTATCGTCGACCCTATAAACAAACCAACCTGAGTCTAACCTTTGATCAGATCATTTGCTCTCACCAATGCTCGTGGACCCGAAACATCTTCAAGAATCGAGATAACAATCGTTGTGTTGCATATGATAATAACGTTAGCAAACACTACCCAGAACCGTAAACCAACAAATATGGCTCCATAGGCATTGAAGTCAGGAGAGAATCCAAGAATAAAGAATGAGCTACAGACATGTAGCGACGAGGAAGATTTGTATAAGTTCCCCGTTAGATGAATATTTGTCTGGCCTCATCAAAATATAGTATCCTCATCGTCATAAGTTATGattcacaagaaaaaaaaaagttatgattCATAACATGTCTttatattttgaagttgtgtGCTTTGTATCTTCAGCCTTTTCCATTATAAATGGTGTACTCAAGAGAGTTATAAACATAAAGCAATAAATTACAAAtacaatcttttaaaaatatgcaaaaacacaaaaaagtgatatcaaaaaaaatactGGAGGTAAATGGTGATGGCTGTATAGAACACTCACAGTCGTAAATTTCTCTAAAACAATAAAACCAAAGTAATcaagttttattaataaaaactaaagttacaGTCTAAAATCTTTAGAATGAAATATATTAGCTCTAGAAATCAATTTTTCTACAGTTTTTATCAAGTGCTTTGAAAAATATCcaacgtaaaaaaaaataaaaaataaagaatgagCTACAGATATGCATGCAGCGATGAGGAAGATTTGTATAAGTTCCCCGTTATATGAATATTTGTCTGGCCTCATCAAAATATAGTATCCTCATCGTCATAAGTTATGattcacaagaaaaaaaaagttatgattCATAACATGTCTttatattttgaagttgtgtGCTTTGTATC from Raphanus sativus cultivar WK10039 unplaced genomic scaffold, ASM80110v3 Scaffold3280, whole genome shotgun sequence harbors:
- the LOC108815358 gene encoding protein argonaute 7-like, with the protein product MEEKTKNHHSNKHIRNSKSRTPLLHKPPPFHHAHTNPLLFPSSPHHSLNLLSTGIHSSYYYYYCFYSQFHNTLPPLPFHPPPPPLLPLPPPDQRFFNSIPKPLSLSPVVERKQKKQVSEHKAKSLNIKAGGSTEAAALVVAKRPDSGGQDGSVIYLLANHFLVKVDPSQKIYHYNVDISPHPSKEVARMIKQKLVETAGDSFSGTVPAFDGRQNIYSPVEFQEDRLEFFVNLPIQSCNTLKKSGGDLRVKQPQKKIDKLFRVSMRLVSKFDGKKQRKEGESWAPLPQEYIHALDVILRENPTEKCTSIGRSFYSSSMGGSKEIGGGAVGLRGFFQSLRKTQQGLALNIDLSIAAFHESIGVIAYLQKRLEFLKDLSRNKGRELSLEERREVEKALKNIRVFVCHRETVQRYRVFGLTEEITESLWFQDRDGKQLRVMSYFKDHYNYEIQFKSLPCLQISRTRPCYLPMELCMICEGQKFLGKLSDDQTAKIMKMGCQRPNERKETIDKVMAGPVGPSSGNQAREFNLEVSRDMTLLKGRVLQPPKLKLDRPRSLVESRAFKGTRWALMSIGGSSDQKSTVPKFINELTQKCEHLGVFLSKNTTSTTFFEPSNILNNISLLELKLKEIQRAASNNLQLIICVMERKHKGYGDLKRIAETRIGVVTQCCLYPNITKLNSQFVSNLALKINAKIGGTMTELYNSIPSHIPRLFRLDEPVIFMGADVTHPHPFDDCSPSVAAVVGSINWPEANRYVSRMRSQTHRQEIIQDLDVMVKELLEDFQKALKKLPTRIIFFRDGVSETQFKKVLQEELQSIKTACTKFHGYNPTITFAVVQKRHHTRLFRCDPVCHENIPPGTVVDTVITHPKEFDFYLCSHLGVKGTSRPTHYHILWDENEFTSDELQRLVYNLCYTFVRCTKPVSIVPPAYYAHLAAYRGRLYIERSSETNGGSMNPSYVSRVGLPKTIPLPKLSDNVKNLMFYC